The Pseudomonas sp. B21-023 genomic interval ACGAACGGGCGCCCGAGCAAAGGTGTTTCGCCCTGGGGCTGCAAGGTACGCAGATCACCCTCGGGCCAGGACAGGATGTGCCACGGCAAGCCAGTGGCTTCGCACATGGCCAGGTCCCGGTTGGAGGGGCGGCTGCTGGCATCGGGATGCGAATGCACCACCGCGACGATCTCGCCCAGGTCTTCCGCCGCCGCATAGTCGCGCGGATCGATGCGGAACTCTTCACCGGGCTCGGCGGCGGTGTTGCGGCAGCGCTGGTAGCATTGCCGTCCAGCCCGCTCCACCACCAGGCCGCAGGCCTCCCTCGGGTAGTCGTCTGCGGCATGCTGGCGGAATGCTTCAAGCAAGTAGCCGTTCATGGCTCAGTTCCGGGCGATCAGCGAGACCGCAGGGAAACCGCCATGGGGCAGCTCGGCGGCCGCGCCGAAGCGCAGCTTGCATGAGGCAAGGCCGCCCTTGCAGCGATCCTTGGCAGGGTCGTCCACCGGCCGGTCCTCATCATCGAACAGACGATTGCCGGTATAACCGCAGTTCGGCCCACGGTAGCCATTGGTCATCGCCCAGTGGCAATAGGCGGTCATCTGCCTGCCGGGCAAGCCGTGGCTGTCGATCTCGCCGGGCGACGAAAGCTCCCACTGCACCCGCTCATCGTCCTCCTCGATTTTCTGGTCGATGAACCAGACTTCAAGTGCTTCCTGGGTCGGATCTGCCTGCGGGTTACCTGCGGCGAAGTTGCGGGCGTCCAGGTACTGGCCAAGGGTTTGGCGCAGGGTCAGTTTGAACTTGAGCAAATCCTCGAAGGCCAGGCACAGCGCGGTGATACGCCCATCGACATTGCCTGCGGTGAATTTTGGTCGGGTCGCCCGACCATTGCTGTTGGCGCCAATGCCGTCGATCTGCACGGGCCAGGCCTTGTACTCCAGGCCTTGCCACCAGATAGAACGGGCCGGCAGCTGGGTGGTGTCGCCCACCGTTGCCAACTCGCCAGGCTCATGGGCGATGGCATGCCCGTGAAAGCGCAACGTGTCGGCATCGAACTCGCTGCCGTCGATCTCGAACAGGACAATCTCCGCGCCGGGTTCGAGGGTCTGGATATCAGTGATCAACGCCATGGCTGAAGCCCTCCTGGATCATGGGTGGAACGCCTGCTCGAAGGTGGCGCTCAGGCTGTACAGGCCACCGCCCTTGGCGGTTGGCTGATAGCCCTTGCAACGGAACAGCGCAGGCTCGCCAAGAGGCGCGGTCCAGCGGAAAGCCCGGCTGCCAGAATGGCGGTCGAGGAAGGCGGCGATGGCGCGGATCTTCGCTTCGTCGCCGGTAAACATCAGTGGCCAGGATTGGCTGCGGTTGTTGATGCCGTCGCTCACCGCCTGTTGATAGCCATCGCCGAACTGCACCGTGCGCACACGGTATTCGACCTGGCCCATCGGTTCGGTCCTGGGGCTCCAGTTGAAGGTTTCCATGTAAGTTCTCCTTGATCAGCGGCCGTGAATCGCGGCCCAGATCTGCCCACCGGGCATCAGCTCGCGGGAAATCTGTTCGCTGGCGCCTTGGCGAGCGGCGCCAGCATAGGCGCTGGCCAGGCGCTGTGCATTAGCCTGGCCGGCCACCGCGCTACCCTCGCCGGCGGCGACGTTGATGGTCTGCTGGATCACCACTTCGCTGCTGTGGCGGGTACCTGCGCCGTCACCCACCGCGCGCACCCCCAAGGCACCATCGGCACCACGGCTCAGGGGCATGATCGCCTCCGGGCCGGCCTCGCCGAACAACGCCATGGGCGCCAGGGTCGGAGTGGTGGCGATGCCGTTGGTGAAGGCGCCGCCCTTGGCAAAGGTGGAAGCCCCGTAGGACAGGCCGGCAGTGTTCAGTTGCGGGTTGAAGACGGTGGTGGTGCCGCCGACGGACATGCTGCTCGCCGCTGGCGCGGCGCCGTTGCCCAGCCAGGCACCGACCAGATTCATACCGAACCCGAACAGGCTGCTCAGTGCCTTGGACGCGGCCGTCTTGGCGGCCAGCGCAGCCATGTCGGCCAGCACCGACCTGGCAAAATCGGAGAACGACAACTTGCCGGTGGTGG includes:
- a CDS encoding phage minor tail protein L produces the protein MALITDIQTLEPGAEIVLFEIDGSEFDADTLRFHGHAIAHEPGELATVGDTTQLPARSIWWQGLEYKAWPVQIDGIGANSNGRATRPKFTAGNVDGRITALCLAFEDLLKFKLTLRQTLGQYLDARNFAAGNPQADPTQEALEVWFIDQKIEEDDERVQWELSSPGEIDSHGLPGRQMTAYCHWAMTNGYRGPNCGYTGNRLFDDEDRPVDDPAKDRCKGGLASCKLRFGAAAELPHGGFPAVSLIARN
- a CDS encoding phage tail protein — encoded protein: METFNWSPRTEPMGQVEYRVRTVQFGDGYQQAVSDGINNRSQSWPLMFTGDEAKIRAIAAFLDRHSGSRAFRWTAPLGEPALFRCKGYQPTAKGGGLYSLSATFEQAFHP